One Mailhella massiliensis DNA segment encodes these proteins:
- the lpxD gene encoding UDP-3-O-(3-hydroxymyristoyl)glucosamine N-acyltransferase: protein MPNPSFKLSEIAEKLGVRLALKNPEDDIVITGINTLEEAGPTELSFLANPKYVSQLSTTKAGAVIVRPEHENDVERALVTDNPYPMFAQALTLFVKPQGSFTGISHMACIHPEAVLGEDCTVYPFCYIGPRTVLGKGCVIFPGCYIGEDCELGDGCILYPRAVLMAGTKLGKACVLQPGAVLGGEGFGFVRTSEGIRKVPQIGHVELGDHVEIGANATIDRAALSATLVGDGTCIDNLVMVGHNVHIGKDCLIVSQVGISGSTHVGDNVTMAGQAGISGHLHIGNNSTIGPQAGVAKDISEGQVVGGSPTMDYNTYLRNATLMPKLPELFKRVARLEKEMGHKPMASDKTDRSLVAMWNRWMSMMHHR, encoded by the coding sequence ATGCCCAATCCTTCGTTCAAGCTTTCCGAAATCGCGGAAAAGCTCGGGGTGCGCCTGGCGCTGAAGAATCCCGAGGACGACATCGTCATCACCGGGATCAACACGCTGGAAGAGGCCGGTCCTACGGAACTGAGCTTTCTGGCCAACCCCAAGTACGTTTCACAACTGTCCACCACCAAAGCGGGGGCCGTCATCGTGCGGCCCGAACATGAGAACGACGTTGAGCGCGCGCTTGTCACGGATAACCCCTATCCCATGTTCGCGCAGGCTCTGACGCTGTTCGTCAAGCCTCAGGGCAGCTTCACGGGGATAAGCCACATGGCCTGCATCCATCCCGAGGCTGTGCTTGGCGAGGATTGCACCGTTTATCCGTTCTGCTACATCGGCCCGCGTACCGTGCTCGGCAAGGGCTGCGTCATTTTTCCCGGCTGCTATATCGGAGAGGATTGCGAGCTGGGAGATGGCTGCATCCTGTACCCCCGCGCCGTGCTCATGGCCGGAACGAAACTCGGCAAGGCCTGCGTGCTTCAGCCGGGGGCCGTGCTGGGCGGTGAGGGCTTCGGTTTCGTGCGGACTTCGGAAGGCATCAGAAAGGTGCCGCAGATCGGGCATGTGGAACTCGGCGACCATGTGGAAATCGGCGCCAACGCCACCATCGACCGTGCGGCCCTGAGCGCCACGCTCGTGGGCGACGGCACCTGCATCGACAACCTGGTCATGGTGGGGCACAACGTGCATATCGGAAAAGACTGCCTCATCGTTTCCCAGGTGGGCATTTCCGGTTCCACGCACGTAGGCGACAACGTAACCATGGCCGGGCAGGCCGGTATTTCCGGGCACCTGCACATCGGCAACAATTCCACCATCGGACCGCAGGCCGGCGTTGCCAAGGATATTTCCGAAGGGCAGGTGGTCGGCGGTTCTCCCACCATGGACTATAATACCTATCTGCGTAACGCCACGCTCATGCCCAAGCTGCCCGAGCTCTTCAAGCGGGTGGCCAGGCTTGAGAAGGAAATGGGCCACAAGCCCATGGCCAGCGACAAGACGGATCGTTCCCTTGTGGCCATGTGGAACCGCTGGATGTCCATGATGCATCATCGTTGA
- the lpxA gene encoding acyl-ACP--UDP-N-acetylglucosamine O-acyltransferase: MAAPQIHPSAFVAPTAQLGDDVIVGPCAVIEDDVVIGARTRIDAFASVKRYTTMGEDNHIYSYAAVGGEPQDLKFHGEVSSLVIGNRNNIREFTTLHRGTEAGGGVTRVGDNNLLMAYVHVAHDCTVMNNIVMSNNATLAGHCFVDDNAIIGGLSAVHQFVRVGKHAFVGGMSGLAQDLPPWMLAVGNRATVQSPNIVGLRRAKASMELLSGFKQAYRMTWYSGIPRPDALMQLEAEYGHLPEIVEFINFVRESKRGILPGDERKKIMDLA, translated from the coding sequence ATGGCAGCACCTCAGATCCATCCGAGTGCGTTTGTGGCACCTACGGCTCAGCTCGGCGACGACGTGATCGTCGGCCCCTGCGCCGTCATTGAAGATGATGTGGTCATCGGCGCGCGTACGCGCATCGATGCCTTCGCCTCCGTCAAGCGGTACACCACCATGGGGGAGGACAACCATATCTATTCCTATGCCGCCGTGGGCGGAGAACCTCAGGATCTGAAATTCCATGGCGAGGTGAGCAGCCTCGTCATCGGCAACAGGAACAATATCCGGGAATTCACCACGCTGCACCGCGGTACGGAAGCGGGCGGCGGCGTTACCCGTGTGGGCGACAACAACCTGCTCATGGCCTATGTTCATGTGGCGCATGACTGCACGGTCATGAATAACATCGTCATGTCCAACAACGCCACGCTTGCCGGTCACTGCTTTGTGGACGACAACGCCATCATCGGCGGACTTTCCGCCGTGCATCAGTTCGTGCGCGTGGGCAAGCATGCCTTTGTGGGCGGCATGTCCGGGCTTGCGCAGGATCTGCCGCCGTGGATGCTCGCCGTGGGCAACAGAGCCACGGTGCAGTCGCCCAACATTGTGGGCCTGCGCCGCGCCAAGGCTTCCATGGAGCTGCTTTCCGGCTTCAAGCAGGCCTACCGGATGACGTGGTACTCCGGCATTCCCCGCCCCGATGCGCTCATGCAGCTTGAGGCGGAATACGGCCATCTGCCCGAAATCGTGGAATTCATCAACTTCGTGCGGGAAAGCAAGCGCGGCATTCTGCCCGGTGACGAACGCAAGAAGATCATGGATCTTGCCTGA
- a CDS encoding FAD-dependent oxidoreductase has product MPPFFSKETKKVYVRNDGRLGQGRTSPCENACPLGNPIQKMEKAIAEGDAARALCILRAVNPFPGVTGRVCPHPCEEACNRKCYDEALSIRALERHASDAGFSRLRRLNPLPATGRKIAVVGAGPAGLACAYISALLGHEVTVFEASPVAGGVPRQSIPDFRLPKDVVDREVGVILDLGVRILTNTEVGRDISLDELRERYDACLLAVGNRKERMLSIPGIEHALPAVSFLKNSNLHRESLEGKKVVILGGGGVAFDSAFTARRLGAAQTSLICLEDRACMRVPAAEVAQADDEDVALHTGYLAASIESENGRVRAVTADAVSSFRFDEAGRLHAEFLPEGKLRVEADVVICASGLMADLSLLDGGECAQMERTPRGGVKTRFAASSVPGIFAAGECSSGPSLVSAAIAEGRQAAFEMHAYLTGKEAGCAVDAWLDEEDRLCLQYLEHKGTQHEVAFEEIVNITHHEKAVRRSTCLHTAKDTWLAFEELDKGFSEEDAREEAARCLHCGHCQECGECVASCPGLILKPGDGSPAVAYPDECWHCGCCRLACPGACISFKFPLHTFL; this is encoded by the coding sequence ATGCCTCCTTTTTTCAGTAAAGAAACCAAGAAGGTTTATGTCCGTAACGACGGACGCCTCGGGCAGGGCCGCACTTCTCCCTGTGAGAACGCCTGCCCCCTGGGTAATCCGATTCAGAAAATGGAAAAGGCCATTGCCGAAGGCGATGCCGCCCGCGCTCTGTGTATCCTGCGCGCCGTCAATCCTTTCCCGGGGGTGACGGGCCGCGTCTGTCCTCATCCCTGCGAGGAAGCGTGCAACCGCAAGTGCTACGACGAGGCTCTTTCCATCCGCGCGCTGGAACGTCATGCCTCGGATGCCGGTTTTTCCCGTCTCCGCAGGCTGAATCCTCTGCCCGCCACCGGCAGGAAGATAGCCGTGGTGGGGGCAGGCCCCGCAGGCCTGGCCTGCGCGTATATTTCCGCCCTGCTCGGACATGAGGTGACCGTGTTTGAAGCTTCGCCCGTGGCCGGGGGCGTGCCTCGTCAGTCCATTCCCGATTTCCGCCTGCCCAAGGATGTGGTGGACCGGGAAGTGGGCGTGATTCTCGACCTCGGCGTCAGGATTCTGACCAATACCGAAGTCGGGCGCGACATCAGCCTCGACGAACTGCGGGAAAGATATGATGCCTGCCTGCTGGCCGTGGGCAACCGGAAGGAGCGCATGCTTTCCATTCCCGGCATCGAACATGCCCTGCCTGCGGTATCGTTTTTGAAGAATTCCAATCTGCACCGCGAAAGCCTCGAAGGAAAGAAGGTCGTCATTCTGGGCGGGGGCGGCGTGGCCTTCGACAGCGCCTTCACCGCACGCAGGCTCGGCGCGGCGCAGACCAGCCTGATATGCCTGGAAGACCGTGCGTGCATGCGCGTACCCGCAGCCGAAGTCGCTCAGGCGGATGATGAGGATGTGGCTCTTCACACCGGTTATCTCGCCGCTTCCATTGAAAGTGAGAACGGCCGTGTCCGTGCGGTGACGGCGGACGCCGTTTCGTCTTTCCGCTTTGACGAGGCGGGCAGACTGCATGCCGAATTTCTCCCCGAAGGCAAGCTGCGTGTGGAGGCCGATGTCGTGATCTGCGCCAGCGGCCTGATGGCGGATCTTTCCCTGCTGGATGGCGGCGAATGTGCGCAGATGGAAAGAACCCCGCGCGGCGGAGTGAAAACCCGCTTCGCAGCTTCTTCTGTTCCGGGCATCTTTGCCGCGGGGGAATGTTCCAGCGGCCCCTCGCTGGTATCCGCGGCCATTGCCGAAGGCCGCCAGGCGGCTTTTGAGATGCATGCCTATCTTACGGGAAAGGAAGCGGGATGCGCCGTCGACGCATGGCTTGACGAGGAGGACCGCCTCTGCCTGCAGTACCTTGAACACAAGGGAACGCAGCACGAGGTTGCCTTTGAGGAAATCGTCAACATCACGCATCATGAAAAAGCCGTACGCAGAAGCACCTGTCTGCATACGGCGAAGGATACATGGCTTGCCTTTGAGGAACTGGACAAGGGCTTTTCCGAAGAGGATGCCCGGGAAGAGGCGGCCCGCTGCCTGCACTGCGGCCACTGCCAGGAATGCGGAGAATGCGTGGCGAGCTGCCCGGGGCTGATTCTCAAGCCCGGAGACGGGTCTCCTGCGGTTGCCTACCCCGATGAGTGCTGGCACTGCGGCTGCTGCCGGCTGGCCTGCCCGGGAGCGTGCATATCCTTCAAATTCCCCCTCCATACCTTTTTATGA
- the rpsI gene encoding 30S ribosomal protein S9, which translates to MSTSFDYGTGRRKTAIARTRLYPGSGQIEVNGRPMDQYFPRKTLQMIVRQPLALTKLAEQYDIKVNVCGGGISGQAEAVRLGISRALLQADPALRGVLKHAGFLTRDARKKERKKYGLAAARARYQYSKR; encoded by the coding sequence ATGTCTACCTCTTTTGATTATGGTACCGGCCGCCGCAAGACCGCCATCGCCCGTACCCGCCTTTATCCTGGTTCCGGTCAGATTGAAGTCAACGGCCGCCCCATGGATCAGTATTTCCCCCGCAAGACCCTGCAGATGATCGTCCGTCAGCCTCTTGCCCTCACCAAGCTCGCCGAACAGTATGACATCAAGGTCAACGTGTGCGGCGGCGGCATTTCCGGTCAGGCCGAAGCTGTCCGCCTCGGCATTTCCCGTGCTCTGCTCCAGGCCGATCCCGCTCTGCGCGGCGTTCTGAAGCATGCCGGCTTCCTGACCCGCGATGCCCGTAAGAAGGAACGTAAGAAGTACGGTCTGGCCGCTGCCCGCGCCCGTTACCAGTACTCCAAGCGTTAA
- a CDS encoding OmpH family outer membrane protein, with product MLRRTVIALAVAFFCSAVILPSQAQAAGKIGVANPLRLSAQSDPGKEAEKQLTSMFGKEREQLEKQNADLNKQAEDLRKQAAALSEKARNERAQKIQKMAQELETKGTAYTQRLSRVQQAINSQMNDVLRTACENYAKKNGYDMIIDASVVMFYVQANDVTSGLIEEVNKVWKSKGGKFNLSSAK from the coding sequence ATGCTTCGTCGCACTGTCATTGCGCTGGCTGTGGCCTTTTTCTGCTCCGCCGTCATCCTGCCTTCCCAGGCTCAGGCCGCGGGTAAGATAGGCGTCGCCAATCCCCTGCGCCTTTCCGCTCAGAGCGATCCCGGCAAGGAAGCCGAAAAGCAGCTGACCTCCATGTTCGGCAAGGAACGTGAACAGCTGGAAAAGCAGAATGCCGACCTGAACAAGCAGGCTGAAGATCTGCGCAAGCAGGCTGCCGCCCTTTCGGAAAAGGCCCGCAACGAACGCGCTCAGAAGATCCAGAAGATGGCCCAGGAGCTGGAAACCAAGGGTACCGCCTACACTCAGCGTCTTTCCCGCGTACAGCAGGCCATCAACTCTCAGATGAACGATGTGCTGCGCACGGCCTGCGAAAACTATGCCAAGAAGAACGGCTACGACATGATCATCGACGCTTCCGTCGTCATGTTCTATGTTCAGGCCAATGACGTGACGAGCGGCCTGATCGAGGAAGTCAACAAGGTCTGGAAGTCCAAAGGCGGCAAGTTCAATCTCAGCTCCGCAAAATAA
- the fabZ gene encoding 3-hydroxyacyl-ACP dehydratase FabZ — translation MSESISLGIKEILSILPHRYPFLLVDRVDELVPSDHIRAYKNLTFNEPFFQGHFPGVPVMPGVLIIEAMAQTGIILVAHSFPEFKERPDQIYLFTGIEKARFRSPVRPGDKLVMECTNLTHRMQLWKMDTKAYVDGNVVAEARLTASVLPRESF, via the coding sequence ATGAGCGAGTCCATTTCCCTCGGCATCAAGGAAATCCTGAGCATCCTGCCCCATCGCTATCCTTTCCTTCTGGTGGATCGCGTGGACGAGCTGGTGCCCAGCGACCATATCCGCGCCTACAAGAACCTTACGTTCAATGAACCTTTCTTCCAGGGGCATTTTCCGGGCGTGCCCGTCATGCCCGGCGTTCTGATCATCGAAGCCATGGCCCAGACCGGGATCATCCTCGTGGCGCACAGCTTCCCCGAGTTCAAGGAACGCCCCGACCAGATCTATCTGTTCACCGGCATCGAAAAGGCGCGCTTCCGTTCGCCCGTCCGTCCCGGAGACAAGCTGGTCATGGAATGCACCAATCTGACGCATAGAATGCAGCTCTGGAAGATGGATACCAAGGCCTATGTGGACGGCAACGTCGTTGCCGAAGCGCGGCTCACCGCATCTGTTCTTCCCAGGGAGTCCTTCTGA
- the rplM gene encoding 50S ribosomal protein L13, which translates to MKTFSPTPADIDRQWYLVDAEDQILGRLATQIAHRLRGKHKPEFAPHMDNGDFIVVVNCEKIRVTGTKMHDKFYYSHSGWVGGLKEVSLEKLLATKPEEVLRKAVRGMLPKNRLGRAMLKKLKIYVGAEHPHAAQAPKPLTFEK; encoded by the coding sequence ATGAAAACTTTCAGCCCGACCCCGGCCGACATCGACCGCCAGTGGTATCTGGTTGACGCCGAAGATCAGATTCTTGGCCGCCTCGCCACCCAGATCGCCCATCGTCTGCGCGGCAAGCACAAGCCTGAATTCGCCCCTCACATGGACAACGGCGACTTCATCGTCGTGGTCAACTGCGAAAAGATCCGCGTGACCGGCACCAAGATGCACGACAAGTTCTACTACAGCCACTCCGGCTGGGTTGGCGGCCTCAAGGAAGTCAGCCTTGAAAAGCTGCTGGCCACCAAGCCTGAAGAAGTGCTCCGCAAGGCCGTTCGCGGCATGCTGCCCAAGAACCGTCTTGGCCGCGCCATGCTGAAGAAACTGAAGATTTATGTGGGCGCCGAACATCCCCACGCTGCTCAGGCCCCCAAGCCGCTGACCTTTGAGAAGTAG
- a CDS encoding Crp/Fnr family transcriptional regulator, giving the protein MEDSRYSGIPYHVLMKGSAVGRLNAPWRRVLHLAQRKSIRKGQSIDIRTSLSGPDGRPYFYYVVSGKIRLSYVSRNGEERTILYAGPDTLMNVPSVLVGDEDNTLVTCTEDAEVALFDSALLSDEDFASQHPDLMINLVHSLSVHMVIHSQRLAEASLSNSVAQVCRIILELSDRHGGRARFSPEMTQQELALLLGMHRTTLTRILCRLREGGVLGRFTRHDMEILDRARLVEMAESS; this is encoded by the coding sequence ATGGAAGATTCCCGCTATTCGGGCATACCGTATCATGTGCTCATGAAGGGCTCGGCCGTGGGCCGCCTCAATGCGCCCTGGAGAAGGGTGCTTCACCTTGCCCAGAGGAAAAGCATCCGCAAGGGGCAGAGCATCGACATCCGTACGAGCCTTTCGGGGCCGGACGGCAGACCGTACTTTTACTACGTCGTTTCCGGCAAGATACGGCTTTCCTATGTCAGCAGGAACGGCGAGGAGCGTACCATTCTGTACGCCGGGCCGGATACGCTCATGAATGTGCCTTCCGTTCTTGTGGGGGACGAGGATAATACGCTGGTCACCTGCACGGAAGATGCCGAAGTGGCCCTGTTTGATTCGGCGCTGCTTTCGGATGAGGACTTCGCCTCGCAGCATCCTGATCTGATGATCAATCTGGTGCACTCGCTGAGCGTGCACATGGTCATTCATTCCCAGCGCCTGGCGGAAGCCTCCCTTTCCAATTCCGTGGCGCAGGTGTGCAGGATCATTCTTGAACTTTCCGACCGCCACGGCGGCAGAGCCAGATTTTCTCCGGAAATGACGCAGCAGGAACTGGCGCTGCTTCTGGGGATGCACCGAACGACGCTGACCCGTATTCTGTGCCGCCTCAGGGAAGGCGGTGTGCTCGGCAGATTCACCCGGCATGACATGGAAATTCTGGATCGTGCCCGCCTTGTCGAAATGGCGGAATCTTCCTGA
- a CDS encoding FAD-binding protein: MHDSGEMAVITHETDVLVLGAGASGCGAALAAGGKGVRVLLADKGKLESCGSLGGGNDHFMAVLNSGAPGDDAQTAIDFYCTPMTGYTPAHVRQWLDTMPRMISMLKSLGIEFLHNPDGSFYRTTGFGQPGSWWSHINNGKYIKRRLGGLVRSRGVDILEYFQCTRLLVSEGRVVGAAGFHVLDGSFHVIRARAVVLALGRLAGRVSVNSSLNPFNSAFSPFITGSQIALGYEAGAEIITLDTEQEATLIPKGWGCPGMNGITSSGARGINALGERYMAKYHPMMEVGPRCLLVRGTSQEQSEGNGPPFVLDLTHIDKDILHHLQYDSMPGDKETWNDYCAQAGIDFSTKPMEVELSELYVNGIMYLKDNFESRSVNGLFGGSMFHDFSGSICSGYIAGTHAVEACSRYALADMDDEKIQQEKERVFLPLHTEDGIRQEKFEAAIRQVMNYYMGYVRSGKGMHVALEKLAFIESQKNEVMAANLHELMRAHESFHLLRTCMLTTMASLERRETRFVYRRSDYPDIDHSYDDKLLVVFCKEGAPYCEWRTPLVPQE; this comes from the coding sequence ATGCACGATTCTGGAGAGATGGCGGTCATCACCCATGAGACCGACGTGCTTGTCCTCGGCGCAGGCGCATCCGGCTGTGGAGCGGCGCTCGCCGCAGGAGGAAAGGGCGTACGCGTGCTTCTGGCGGACAAGGGCAAGCTGGAAAGCTGCGGTTCGCTGGGCGGCGGCAATGATCATTTCATGGCCGTTCTGAACAGCGGCGCCCCGGGCGACGACGCGCAAACCGCCATAGATTTCTACTGCACGCCCATGACGGGGTACACCCCCGCGCATGTGAGGCAGTGGCTGGATACCATGCCCCGCATGATATCCATGCTCAAGTCTCTGGGCATAGAATTTCTGCATAATCCCGACGGCAGCTTTTACAGGACTACCGGTTTCGGACAGCCCGGAAGCTGGTGGAGCCATATCAACAACGGCAAGTACATCAAGCGCAGGCTGGGCGGACTCGTCCGCAGCCGTGGCGTGGATATTCTGGAATACTTCCAGTGTACCAGGCTGCTCGTCAGCGAGGGGCGTGTCGTAGGTGCGGCGGGCTTCCATGTTCTGGACGGATCCTTTCATGTGATCCGGGCCCGCGCGGTAGTGCTCGCACTGGGGCGGCTTGCCGGACGTGTATCGGTGAACTCCTCGCTCAATCCCTTCAACTCGGCTTTTTCTCCCTTCATCACCGGCAGTCAGATAGCGCTGGGCTACGAGGCCGGGGCGGAAATCATCACGCTGGATACCGAACAGGAAGCCACGCTCATCCCCAAGGGATGGGGATGCCCGGGCATGAACGGCATCACCTCCAGCGGCGCAAGAGGCATCAACGCCCTGGGCGAACGGTATATGGCCAAATATCACCCCATGATGGAAGTGGGTCCGCGCTGTTTGCTGGTGAGGGGAACGTCGCAGGAACAGTCCGAGGGCAACGGCCCGCCCTTCGTGCTCGATCTCACCCATATCGACAAGGATATTCTGCACCATCTGCAGTACGACAGCATGCCCGGCGACAAGGAAACCTGGAACGACTACTGCGCTCAGGCGGGCATAGACTTCAGCACAAAGCCCATGGAAGTGGAGCTTTCCGAGCTCTACGTCAACGGCATCATGTATCTGAAGGACAACTTTGAATCGCGCTCCGTGAACGGACTGTTCGGCGGCAGCATGTTCCACGACTTCTCCGGCTCCATCTGCAGCGGCTATATTGCCGGAACGCACGCAGTGGAGGCCTGTTCCCGCTATGCTCTTGCCGATATGGACGATGAGAAGATCCAGCAGGAAAAGGAGAGAGTGTTTCTCCCTCTGCATACGGAAGACGGTATCCGTCAGGAAAAGTTCGAGGCCGCCATACGTCAGGTCATGAACTATTACATGGGCTATGTGCGCAGCGGCAAGGGCATGCATGTCGCCCTTGAGAAGCTGGCCTTCATCGAGTCCCAAAAGAACGAGGTCATGGCCGCCAATCTGCACGAACTCATGCGCGCGCACGAATCCTTCCATCTGCTGCGTACCTGCATGCTCACGACCATGGCTTCCCTGGAACGCAGGGAGACCCGTTTCGTCTACCGCCGTTCCGATTATCCCGACATCGATCATTCCTATGACGACAAGCTGCTCGTGGTCTTCTGCAAAGAGGGCGCGCCGTACTGCGAATGGCGTACGCCCCTTGTCCCGCAGGAATGA
- the thrB gene encoding homoserine kinase, which produces MTAALSERKDAPSQLHVPESGCITFIGMAGAGKTTVGRMVARSLGWAFVDSDHIIEAAYAAPLQSVADAMSKEAFIDMEAEIVGRLRLCRTVIATGGSVVYRESSMKHLASLGPVVYLDVPMKIILERIARNPDRGLAIAPGQTLEELFREREELYRRYATVSVPAYGLAPAESARLALEQLAFL; this is translated from the coding sequence ATGACAGCAGCTTTGTCTGAGCGGAAGGATGCTCCTTCTCAGCTCCATGTGCCCGAATCGGGCTGCATTACGTTTATAGGCATGGCCGGAGCGGGCAAGACCACGGTGGGCCGCATGGTGGCCCGTTCGCTGGGCTGGGCCTTTGTGGACAGCGACCATATCATCGAGGCGGCCTATGCCGCGCCCCTTCAGAGCGTGGCCGATGCCATGAGCAAGGAAGCCTTCATTGATATGGAGGCGGAGATCGTGGGCCGCCTGCGTCTCTGCCGCACCGTCATAGCCACGGGCGGCAGCGTGGTGTACCGGGAAAGCTCCATGAAGCACCTTGCCTCTCTCGGCCCCGTCGTCTACCTCGACGTACCCATGAAGATCATTCTTGAACGCATCGCCCGCAACCCCGACAGAGGGCTGGCCATAGCGCCCGGCCAGACACTGGAGGAGCTTTTCCGTGAAAGGGAGGAGCTTTACCGCCGTTACGCCACGGTGAGCGTGCCTGCCTACGGTCTTGCGCCTGCGGAAAGCGCGCGCCTTGCACTGGAGCAGCTTGCTTTTTTGTGA
- a CDS encoding iron-containing alcohol dehydrogenase: protein MNNFVYNTPTRVVFGRGVEEECGRLVRESGGSRVLLHYGGGSVERSGLLGRIRASLDKEGLYRVELGGVVPNPRLSLVREGVALGRREGVDFVLAVGGGSVIDSAKAIGYGLADEGDVWDFYERKRKAKGCAPLGVVLTIAAAGSEMSPSCVITNEEGWIKRGYTSEYSRPRFAVMNPELTMTLPAYQTACGCVDILIHTMERYFHRTGGMEITDGIAEALLRTVMKNALILRDDPSSYDARAEIMWAGSLSHNGLTGCGTDGGDWASHKIEHELSGLFDVAHGAGLAAVWGSWARYVYREDAARFARFAQKVMGVSGAGTHEEMAEKGIEAMENFFRAIHMPTSLTELGVSPTEEEIRDMAAKCVRGVGGPVGGVRPLLEEDIEKIYRMAR from the coding sequence ATGAATAACTTTGTCTACAATACTCCCACCAGAGTGGTTTTCGGCAGGGGAGTGGAAGAAGAATGCGGTCGCCTGGTGCGCGAGTCCGGCGGCAGCCGGGTGCTGCTGCACTACGGCGGCGGCAGTGTGGAACGCTCCGGCCTGCTGGGGAGAATACGGGCCTCGCTGGACAAGGAAGGCCTTTACCGGGTGGAGCTCGGGGGAGTGGTACCCAACCCCCGCCTTTCCCTTGTGCGCGAAGGGGTGGCTCTGGGCCGCAGGGAAGGGGTCGATTTCGTGCTCGCCGTAGGAGGCGGCAGCGTCATTGATTCCGCCAAGGCCATAGGATACGGCCTGGCCGATGAGGGCGATGTGTGGGACTTCTACGAACGAAAGCGCAAGGCAAAGGGCTGCGCCCCCCTGGGGGTGGTGCTGACCATTGCGGCCGCAGGCAGTGAAATGAGTCCTTCCTGCGTGATCACCAACGAGGAAGGCTGGATCAAACGCGGTTATACCAGCGAGTATTCCCGCCCCCGCTTTGCCGTGATGAATCCCGAACTCACCATGACGTTGCCCGCCTATCAGACGGCCTGCGGCTGTGTGGATATCCTCATCCATACCATGGAACGCTATTTCCACCGTACGGGCGGCATGGAGATTACCGACGGCATTGCGGAAGCGCTGCTGCGCACGGTGATGAAGAATGCCCTCATTCTCCGGGACGATCCCTCCTCCTACGATGCCCGCGCCGAAATCATGTGGGCGGGAAGCCTTTCGCACAACGGTCTTACGGGCTGCGGTACCGACGGCGGGGACTGGGCTTCCCACAAGATAGAACATGAGCTGAGCGGGCTTTTCGATGTGGCCCACGGCGCGGGGCTTGCGGCCGTATGGGGAAGCTGGGCCCGCTACGTGTACAGGGAGGATGCCGCGCGTTTTGCGCGTTTCGCCCAGAAGGTCATGGGTGTTTCCGGCGCCGGTACTCACGAGGAAATGGCCGAAAAGGGCATTGAGGCCATGGAGAATTTCTTCCGTGCCATACATATGCCCACGAGCCTGACGGAGCTCGGCGTTTCTCCCACGGAGGAGGAAATCCGCGATATGGCGGCCAAGTGCGTCCGCGGTGTGGGAGGCCCCGTGGGGGGGGTGCGTCCTCTTCTTGAGGAGGATATTGAGAAAATCTACCGTATGGCGAGATAG
- a CDS encoding DMT family transporter produces MSFSPRIIMLLLVCCYALWGGGMIAMKYAFESFAVLHVVFARVGFAALFYLALLPKWRHLPYQKGDWKYLLLLVMFEPCLFFLCETFSMKFTTASQGGVIAACFPLCTAVAAWIFLKEKLTGRTIVAIILAVIGVAGSSYFAEGDAKASNPLLGNLLMFGAVLSSSGYAVCVRFISRRYSFLSISAIQAIGGSLAFFPALLSAPMPESVTMPALAGLLYMGVGVGILAYLMLNFSLKYLEAGIVSLFGNLIPVFTLIFAYVLLGERLNVPQVACVGLALFGVAISSMGKKD; encoded by the coding sequence ATGTCTTTTTCGCCGAGAATCATCATGTTGCTGCTGGTGTGCTGCTATGCCCTGTGGGGCGGCGGCATGATTGCCATGAAATATGCGTTCGAGTCGTTCGCCGTTCTGCATGTGGTGTTCGCCCGCGTGGGTTTTGCCGCGCTGTTCTATCTGGCGCTTCTGCCCAAATGGCGACATCTTCCCTACCAGAAGGGCGACTGGAAGTATCTGCTGCTTCTCGTCATGTTCGAACCGTGTCTTTTCTTTTTGTGCGAAACCTTCTCCATGAAGTTCACCACGGCTTCCCAGGGCGGCGTCATCGCGGCGTGCTTCCCCCTCTGCACGGCCGTGGCCGCGTGGATATTCCTGAAGGAAAAGCTCACCGGGCGCACCATTGTGGCCATCATTCTTGCGGTGATCGGCGTGGCAGGTTCCTCGTATTTTGCGGAAGGCGACGCCAAGGCCTCCAATCCTCTGCTGGGGAATCTGCTCATGTTCGGCGCGGTGCTTTCCTCCAGTGGTTATGCCGTGTGCGTGCGCTTCATTTCCCGCCGCTATTCCTTCCTGAGTATTTCCGCCATTCAGGCCATAGGCGGGAGCCTCGCCTTTTTCCCTGCGCTTCTTTCCGCCCCCATGCCTGAGTCCGTCACCATGCCTGCGCTGGCCGGACTCCTTTATATGGGCGTGGGTGTGGGCATTCTGGCGTATCTTATGCTCAACTTCTCCCTCAAGTATCTGGAAGCGGGCATCGTGTCGCTGTTCGGCAATCTCATTCCCGTTTTCACGCTGATTTTCGCCTATGTCCTTCTGGGAGAAAGGCTCAATGTGCCGCAGGTGGCCTGCGTAGGGCTCGCGCTTTTCGGCGTGGCCATTTCCTCCATGGGAAAGAAGGACTGA